A stretch of Peteryoungia algae DNA encodes these proteins:
- a CDS encoding alpha/beta fold hydrolase, whose amino-acid sequence MDAILHATPGNPIPGTPVVGFFEGYRGARLRYAVFRSSSPKPKGTIVLLHGRNETIEKYFETIRDLNEHGFWVATYDFRGQGGSGRLLKDPRKGHVGRFDHYIRDLEIFLEQIVLPDTRLPFFMLAHSTGGLIALKAAPRLSNRIERMVLTAPFVGLGGQKTSPENIRRVAALAAFTGFGQITLNKDEALKRFEGNPLTTDALRFARNQRLFVDHPELALGPPTARWLYESQKAIDDVRRPGHLASITVPTVVIAPGNDPIVPFHFQESLAQYFRAGQLVPVPGARHEILQEQDRYRKQALAAIFAFMPGGEPDETDPIGQLTDSALET is encoded by the coding sequence ATGGACGCCATTCTTCACGCTACCCCCGGCAACCCCATTCCTGGCACGCCAGTGGTTGGCTTCTTCGAAGGATATCGCGGTGCGCGGCTCCGCTATGCTGTGTTCCGGTCGTCCTCGCCAAAACCAAAAGGCACGATTGTCCTGCTCCATGGGCGCAACGAGACGATCGAGAAGTATTTCGAGACGATCCGCGATCTGAACGAGCACGGCTTCTGGGTGGCGACCTATGATTTCCGTGGCCAGGGCGGCTCCGGGCGTCTGCTGAAGGATCCGCGCAAGGGCCATGTCGGCCGCTTCGACCACTATATCCGCGATCTCGAGATCTTTCTTGAGCAGATCGTCCTGCCGGACACACGCCTGCCCTTCTTCATGCTCGCCCACTCGACCGGCGGCCTGATTGCCTTGAAGGCAGCGCCCCGGCTTTCCAACCGCATCGAGCGGATGGTTCTGACAGCGCCCTTCGTCGGCCTGGGTGGCCAGAAGACCTCACCGGAAAACATCCGCAGGGTCGCAGCGCTCGCCGCCTTCACCGGCTTCGGCCAGATAACCCTGAACAAGGATGAAGCGCTGAAACGTTTCGAAGGCAACCCGCTGACGACGGATGCCCTGCGTTTCGCCCGAAACCAACGCCTGTTCGTCGACCATCCGGAACTGGCGCTTGGGCCACCGACGGCACGCTGGCTTTATGAGAGCCAGAAGGCGATCGATGACGTGCGGCGTCCCGGCCATCTCGCCTCGATCACGGTCCCAACCGTCGTCATCGCCCCCGGCAACGACCCGATCGTACCTTTCCATTTTCAGGAATCGCTGGCGCAATATTTCCGCGCCGGACAGCTTGTCCCCGTACCTGGCGCGCGCCACGAGATCCTGCAGGAGCAGGACCGCTATCGCAAACAGGCCTTGGCGGCCATCTTCGCCTTCATGCCAGGCGGTGAGCCGGACGAGACAGATCCAATCGGGCAGCTTACCGATTCAGCACTGGAGACTTGA
- the hisN gene encoding histidinol-phosphatase codes for MRPDRDFFFRLADAAKAETLPRFRSGLSVVNKEKAGFDPVTEGDQAAEIAIRQLVEAEFPTHGILGEEHENIRMDSDQLWVIDPIDGTRAFISGVPVWGTLIGFQEHGKSVMGLMEQPFTGERYYADGERSWYFGPDGERQNAVRDCGSLENAILFTTSPHLFKDWEVESFQAVQDKVKLFRYGVDCYAYCLLAAGHVDLVIETVLKPYDVGALIPIIEQAGGIITTWDGGRPEAGGSIIAAGSKTVHAQAMDMLKRR; via the coding sequence ATGCGCCCTGACAGAGATTTCTTCTTCCGCCTTGCTGATGCTGCCAAGGCAGAGACCCTTCCGCGCTTTCGTTCGGGCCTCTCGGTCGTCAACAAGGAGAAGGCCGGATTCGATCCCGTCACCGAGGGAGATCAGGCCGCCGAAATCGCAATTCGCCAGCTGGTCGAGGCCGAGTTTCCCACCCACGGCATTCTCGGCGAGGAGCACGAGAATATCCGTATGGATAGCGATCAGCTCTGGGTCATCGACCCAATCGACGGGACGCGCGCCTTCATCTCCGGCGTGCCCGTCTGGGGCACGCTGATCGGCTTTCAGGAACATGGCAAGTCGGTCATGGGGCTGATGGAGCAGCCATTCACAGGCGAGCGCTACTATGCCGATGGCGAGCGGTCCTGGTATTTCGGTCCTGATGGCGAGCGGCAGAATGCGGTGCGCGACTGCGGCAGCCTCGAAAACGCGATCCTCTTCACCACTTCGCCGCATCTTTTCAAGGATTGGGAGGTCGAGAGTTTCCAGGCCGTCCAGGACAAGGTCAAGCTCTTCCGCTACGGCGTCGATTGCTACGCCTATTGCCTGCTGGCGGCCGGCCATGTCGATCTCGTGATCGAGACGGTGCTGAAGCCCTATGACGTCGGCGCGCTGATCCCGATCATCGAGCAGGCGGGCGGGATCATCACCACCTGGGATGGCGGACGGCCTGAAGCAGGCGGCTCGATCATTGCGGCCGGCTCAAAGACCGTGCATGCGCAGGCGATGGACATGTTGAAGCGTCGCTGA
- a CDS encoding N-formylglutamate amidohydrolase: protein MTNEFELFEVREPAIQTIPFVYNSPHSGRRYPSSFLDESRLDDVSIRRSEDHFVDELFSAAPGLGAPLLVAHFPRAYVDVNREPYELDPRMFSDPLPPFANSNSARVAGGLGTIPRIVAENMEIYERRMPLSVAMDRIESCYKPYHACLRRLIARTHAMFGFGVLIDCHSMPGNIRVAGSGLKPDFIVGDRYGTSASADLSQAALQFLEELGYTAVRNKPYAGGFITEHYGRPARGLHALQIEVNRSIYIDEARLEKRADFDALAGSIAVFMQQMAGFVADYAIDQALAAE, encoded by the coding sequence ATGACCAACGAATTCGAGCTGTTCGAGGTTCGAGAGCCCGCGATCCAGACCATTCCTTTCGTCTACAACTCCCCGCATAGCGGCCGCCGATACCCGTCATCCTTTCTGGATGAGTCGCGACTCGATGATGTCTCGATTCGCCGGTCGGAAGACCATTTCGTCGATGAGCTGTTCTCGGCGGCACCCGGGCTGGGCGCGCCGCTGCTCGTCGCGCATTTCCCGCGCGCCTATGTCGACGTCAACAGAGAGCCCTATGAGCTCGATCCCCGGATGTTTTCCGATCCGCTGCCGCCCTTTGCCAACAGCAATTCGGCACGCGTCGCTGGAGGGCTTGGCACGATCCCTCGCATCGTTGCTGAAAACATGGAGATCTACGAGCGGCGGATGCCGCTGTCCGTCGCCATGGACAGGATCGAGAGCTGCTACAAGCCGTATCACGCCTGCCTCCGCAGACTGATCGCCCGGACGCATGCGATGTTCGGTTTCGGCGTTCTGATCGACTGCCATTCCATGCCCGGCAATATCAGGGTGGCCGGTAGCGGGCTGAAGCCCGATTTCATCGTCGGTGATCGGTATGGCACCAGTGCATCGGCGGATCTCAGCCAGGCGGCGCTGCAGTTCCTCGAAGAGCTCGGCTATACGGCCGTTCGCAACAAGCCTTATGCCGGTGGCTTCATCACCGAACATTATGGTCGTCCGGCCCGCGGGCTGCACGCCCTGCAGATCGAGGTCAATCGCTCGATCTATATCGACGAGGCGAGGCTGGAGAAGCGGGCCGATTTCGACGCCCTTGCGGGTTCGATCGCCGTGTTCATGCAGCAGATGGCAGGATTCGTGGCGGATTATGCCATCGACCAGGCGCTCGCGGCCGAGTGA
- the cpdR1 gene encoding response regulator CpdR1, giving the protein MTQKILLAEDDNDMRRFLVKALEKAGYKVSSFDNGASAYDRLREEPFSLLLTDIVMPEMDGIELARRATELDPDLKVMFITGFAAVALNADSKAPKDAKVLSKPFHLRDLVDEVNKLLAA; this is encoded by the coding sequence ATGACTCAGAAAATCCTTCTCGCCGAAGACGACAACGACATGCGCCGGTTCCTGGTGAAGGCGCTGGAAAAGGCGGGGTACAAAGTTTCCTCCTTCGACAACGGCGCAAGCGCCTATGACCGCCTTCGGGAAGAACCCTTCTCCCTTCTCTTGACCGACATCGTGATGCCGGAAATGGACGGCATCGAACTGGCACGCCGCGCCACCGAGCTCGATCCGGACCTGAAGGTCATGTTCATCACCGGCTTTGCTGCCGTCGCGCTGAACGCCGATTCGAAGGCGCCGAAGGATGCAAAGGTCTTGTCCAAGCCTTTCCACCTCCGCGATCTCGTCGACGAAGTGAACAAACTCCTTGCTGCGTAA
- a CDS encoding CoA transferase: protein MVVNTRDKLPLHGVKVVDFGQYIAGPAVAMILGDLGATVVHIDPPGGPLWQSPANATLNRNKLIVTIDLKSPEGLEQALALIAEADIVIENFRPGKLEALKIDFAGLRQERPELITLSIPGFASNDEERRELRAYESIIAASSGVFTDMGLNRVLMGVNPSFSPLPLASAYGAMLAASAAVLALQARERTGLGDHIEVPLASAVMEGLCYNSIQIDGLPARYITQREQEIARRRVEGLPMNLAYEELQELLDPFYRSYLCKDGRMFYVVCPSHKHHAKRCLQALGIYEELVADGLMEEEDTYLPTSEWKSDVSLGVYPLPKFWADKIAARMKQVFLTRTAKEWERIFGRGGFPGAPQRWLQEWINDDHAETAGLMIDVQDPEYGTMIQPGPVVWLEDSGEAALSPVPRRWVPFSSALDLLKKQKTKLPRVTDSNDRSGWLEGVRVLDLCNVIAGPHSVYYLARFGAEVIKLDPASPLYDCWNTVIFGMSHMRGKRSALIDIKSAEGRKAFEALVKSVDVIVWNAPDNQVRQMGLDADALAKINPDAIFCKLDCFSGVSRGPRTDYVGYDDLVQAATGIMLRFGGSMHEPEEHAHVGTIDVMCGFGGALAVAAALYQKLKTGRIGRGRTSLSANSGLLQIPFCYDYRDRGLFNEPSGRYVPGYDALTRFYYTASGDYLLFSSNEHDVPSLDGLEDFKGIAGLPKDERDAFLSSIFAKDTSQAWLQKLHAAGFGAAICDNIDALRSRYSREADGTNGIDRGSYSFSTYTDHPSGHVVTQLDPYAIRPSRSAIVSPPPAEKYGASTVTVLEELGYTSDEIERLLADGVVSESWSSEYLPS, encoded by the coding sequence ATGGTAGTCAACACTCGAGACAAACTCCCCCTCCACGGTGTCAAGGTCGTAGACTTTGGCCAGTATATCGCTGGTCCGGCCGTAGCCATGATCCTTGGCGACCTCGGAGCGACGGTGGTTCACATCGATCCGCCCGGTGGTCCTCTTTGGCAGAGCCCGGCCAATGCGACACTCAATCGCAACAAGCTGATCGTCACCATTGATCTGAAGTCGCCGGAAGGCCTCGAGCAGGCGCTGGCGCTGATTGCGGAAGCAGACATCGTCATCGAAAACTTCAGGCCGGGGAAACTCGAGGCGCTGAAGATAGACTTCGCTGGTCTCAGGCAGGAGCGGCCGGAACTGATCACCCTTTCCATTCCGGGCTTTGCATCGAATGACGAGGAACGACGCGAGCTACGCGCCTATGAGAGCATCATTGCGGCAAGCTCGGGTGTGTTTACCGATATGGGCCTCAATCGCGTGCTGATGGGCGTCAATCCATCATTTTCTCCGCTGCCGCTTGCCTCCGCCTACGGCGCAATGCTGGCGGCTTCCGCCGCTGTGCTCGCCCTGCAGGCGCGTGAACGTACCGGCCTTGGCGACCACATCGAAGTCCCGCTCGCCAGCGCCGTCATGGAAGGGCTCTGCTACAACTCGATCCAGATCGATGGCTTGCCGGCTCGCTACATCACCCAGCGGGAGCAGGAGATCGCCCGCAGGCGGGTCGAGGGCCTGCCGATGAACCTCGCCTATGAGGAACTGCAGGAGCTTCTTGATCCGTTCTACCGAAGCTACCTCTGCAAGGACGGACGCATGTTCTATGTTGTCTGCCCCAGCCACAAGCATCATGCAAAACGCTGTCTGCAGGCCCTCGGTATCTACGAGGAGCTGGTTGCCGACGGATTGATGGAGGAGGAGGATACATACCTTCCGACCTCCGAATGGAAATCCGACGTCTCGCTTGGTGTTTACCCGCTACCCAAGTTCTGGGCAGACAAGATTGCCGCGAGAATGAAGCAGGTCTTCCTCACCCGGACAGCCAAGGAATGGGAGCGGATCTTCGGACGTGGCGGTTTTCCCGGCGCGCCGCAACGCTGGTTGCAGGAATGGATCAATGATGATCACGCCGAGACGGCGGGTCTGATGATTGACGTTCAGGATCCGGAATACGGAACCATGATCCAGCCCGGACCCGTCGTCTGGCTTGAGGACAGCGGCGAGGCGGCCCTGTCTCCGGTGCCAAGGCGCTGGGTGCCATTTTCCAGCGCATTGGACCTCCTAAAGAAGCAGAAGACCAAACTGCCACGGGTTACCGATTCCAATGATCGCAGCGGTTGGCTTGAGGGCGTTCGCGTGCTCGACCTGTGCAATGTCATCGCCGGACCGCATTCCGTGTATTACCTCGCCCGGTTTGGCGCTGAAGTGATCAAGCTCGACCCTGCATCACCTCTGTACGATTGCTGGAATACCGTCATTTTTGGCATGTCGCACATGCGCGGCAAGCGATCGGCACTCATCGACATCAAATCCGCCGAGGGGCGCAAGGCGTTCGAGGCATTGGTGAAGTCGGTCGATGTCATTGTCTGGAATGCGCCGGACAACCAGGTCCGTCAGATGGGGCTCGATGCCGATGCGCTGGCGAAGATCAATCCTGACGCCATCTTCTGCAAACTCGACTGCTTCAGCGGGGTCAGCCGCGGCCCTCGGACCGACTATGTCGGCTATGACGATCTCGTGCAGGCGGCGACCGGTATCATGCTGCGTTTCGGCGGATCGATGCATGAGCCTGAAGAGCATGCGCATGTCGGCACCATCGACGTCATGTGTGGCTTCGGCGGTGCTCTCGCCGTGGCGGCCGCCCTTTACCAGAAGCTTAAGACCGGTCGGATTGGCCGTGGGCGAACCTCGCTCTCCGCCAATAGCGGCTTGCTGCAGATCCCCTTCTGCTACGACTATCGCGACCGAGGCCTCTTCAATGAACCCTCCGGCCGGTATGTTCCTGGATACGATGCGCTGACGCGCTTCTATTACACGGCGTCCGGCGACTATCTCCTGTTCAGCTCGAACGAGCATGATGTGCCAAGTCTGGATGGTCTGGAGGACTTCAAGGGCATTGCCGGTCTGCCGAAAGACGAGCGCGATGCGTTTCTTTCCAGCATCTTTGCCAAGGATACCTCTCAGGCTTGGCTGCAAAAATTGCATGCGGCAGGTTTCGGCGCGGCCATTTGCGACAATATTGACGCCCTGAGGTCGCGCTATTCACGGGAGGCCGACGGAACCAACGGCATCGACCGGGGAAGCTATTCCTTTTCGACGTACACCGACCACCCAAGCGGTCATGTCGTCACACAACTCGACCCCTATGCCATCCGACCAAGCCGCAGCGCGATCGTCTCTCCGCCGCCCGCGGAGAAATACGGCGCCTCCACCGTGACGGTTCTTGAAGAGCTCGGCTATACGAGCGACGAAATCGAGAGGCTGCTGGCTGACGGTGTGGTCAGCGAGAGCTGGAGCTCGGAGTATTTGCCAAGCTGA
- a CDS encoding GMC family oxidoreductase, which yields MTRGASRPSDDVFDYIIVGGGSAGCLIANRLSRDPAIRVLLLEAGRKDDYLWIHIPVGYLYCIGNPRTDWLFKTEPDAGLNGRSLRYPRGKTLGGCSSINGMIYMRGQARDFDGWATTTGDDAWSWQNCLPDFKAHEDHFRLDDGADPKTGDNSRFSDMHGHGGEWRIEKQRLRWDILESFAEAAVEAGIPRSEDFNSGDNEGVGYFEVNQRSGWRWNTSKAFLRPAKGRPNLSVWTQSHVERLILETSGSGRKRCAGVVVQRQGRSVQVRARREVILSAGAIGSPQLLQLSGIGPAGLLKQHGIEVAHDLPGVGENLQDHLQIRTVFKVGKAKTLNTLAGSVFGKAMIGLEYVLKRSGPMSMSPSQLGAFTRSDDSQPHANLEYHVQPLSLDAFGEPLHTVPAFTASVCNLNPTSVGSVRIRSADFSDAPAIAPNYLSTEEDRKIAADSLRQVRKIVAQPALAKYKPEEWKPGIQYQTDEELATLAGDIASTIFHPVGTTRMGRHDDPMAVVDSRLRVRGISDLRVVDAGVMPNITSGNTNAPTLMIAEKAAAFILQDAAENA from the coding sequence ATGACCCGTGGCGCTTCACGTCCGTCGGATGACGTTTTTGATTATATCATCGTGGGCGGTGGCTCTGCAGGATGTCTGATCGCAAATCGTCTCAGCCGCGATCCGGCAATCCGTGTCTTGCTGCTGGAGGCGGGCCGGAAGGACGACTATCTCTGGATCCATATCCCGGTCGGCTATCTCTATTGCATCGGCAATCCGCGTACCGATTGGCTTTTCAAAACCGAGCCCGATGCCGGCCTGAACGGTCGGTCTCTGCGTTATCCGCGCGGCAAGACGCTTGGCGGCTGCTCCTCGATCAATGGCATGATCTATATGCGCGGCCAGGCGCGTGATTTCGACGGCTGGGCGACCACCACCGGCGACGACGCCTGGTCCTGGCAGAACTGCCTGCCCGACTTCAAGGCGCATGAGGATCATTTCCGGCTGGATGACGGCGCGGACCCGAAAACCGGCGACAACAGCCGCTTTTCAGATATGCACGGTCACGGCGGCGAATGGCGGATCGAAAAGCAGCGCCTGCGGTGGGACATTCTCGAATCCTTCGCCGAGGCTGCAGTCGAGGCCGGCATTCCTCGCTCCGAAGATTTCAACAGTGGCGACAATGAGGGCGTCGGCTATTTCGAGGTCAATCAGCGCTCCGGCTGGCGGTGGAACACGTCGAAGGCCTTCTTGCGCCCGGCAAAGGGGCGCCCCAATCTCAGCGTCTGGACCCAATCCCATGTGGAGCGACTGATCCTTGAAACGTCGGGGTCGGGCCGCAAGCGGTGCGCGGGTGTGGTGGTTCAGCGGCAAGGGCGCAGTGTGCAAGTTCGGGCGCGTCGGGAAGTCATCCTGTCCGCCGGCGCAATCGGCTCGCCGCAGCTCCTGCAATTGTCGGGTATCGGTCCGGCCGGGCTTCTGAAGCAGCATGGCATCGAGGTTGCGCATGATCTGCCGGGCGTCGGCGAGAACCTGCAGGACCATTTGCAGATCCGCACGGTCTTCAAGGTCGGCAAAGCGAAAACCTTGAATACGCTGGCGGGCAGTGTTTTCGGCAAGGCGATGATCGGGCTTGAATATGTGCTGAAGCGCAGTGGCCCGATGAGCATGTCGCCCTCGCAACTCGGCGCTTTCACCCGCTCGGATGATAGCCAACCTCACGCCAACCTGGAATATCATGTCCAGCCGCTCAGTCTGGATGCTTTCGGCGAGCCATTGCACACCGTTCCTGCCTTCACCGCGAGCGTCTGCAATCTCAATCCGACAAGTGTCGGCAGCGTGCGCATTCGCTCGGCCGATTTCTCGGATGCGCCGGCCATCGCGCCGAACTACCTGAGCACCGAGGAAGACCGGAAAATTGCTGCGGACAGCTTGAGACAGGTCCGTAAAATCGTCGCACAGCCGGCGCTGGCGAAATACAAGCCCGAGGAATGGAAGCCGGGGATCCAGTACCAGACGGACGAGGAACTCGCGACGCTCGCCGGTGATATCGCCAGCACGATCTTCCATCCTGTCGGAACGACCAGGATGGGGCGACACGACGACCCGATGGCAGTCGTCGACAGCCGGTTGCGGGTGCGGGGAATTTCCGACCTGCGCGTCGTTGATGCCGGGGTCATGCCGAACATCACCAGCGGCAACACCAATGCACCGACTTTGATGATTGCCGAAAAAGCGGCCGCTTTTATTCTTCAGGACGCTGCCGAAAACGCGTGA
- a CDS encoding LysR family transcriptional regulator encodes MPPSIDLRTLKAFAAVAREGNVTRAAEQMHVTQPAVTLQLKRLAADTGVTLFRRTSSGLELTQDGALLAAKAEQVLAALTDFGQTAGHLSTRVRGKLRIGTIIDPEFTRLGAFLKALIEHGPGIETTLRHGMSGEVPEGLRRNELDAGFYLGDPRYHEPSSDIAGEAAAPLFDSRELAQLTYRVVAPPSFASLVRGADWRQLASLPWIGTPPASVHNRLLSRLFADLGLRQNVVAHVDQETSMLAMVRTGVGLSLCRESIALHEQQSNGLVIAENVKIPTKLSFLSLRARSADPTILAAMEAIRRVWG; translated from the coding sequence ATGCCACCATCGATCGACTTGAGAACATTGAAGGCATTCGCCGCCGTTGCACGGGAAGGCAACGTGACGCGTGCGGCAGAGCAGATGCATGTCACCCAGCCGGCTGTCACCCTCCAGTTGAAACGACTTGCCGCGGATACGGGCGTAACGCTGTTCCGGCGGACCTCTTCCGGCCTGGAACTGACCCAGGACGGAGCCCTGCTCGCCGCCAAAGCGGAACAGGTGCTGGCAGCGCTCACGGATTTCGGCCAGACGGCCGGGCATCTGTCGACGCGCGTTCGAGGGAAACTGCGGATCGGCACGATCATCGATCCCGAGTTCACCCGATTGGGCGCCTTCCTGAAAGCGCTTATCGAGCACGGGCCGGGCATTGAAACCACACTGCGCCACGGGATGAGCGGCGAGGTACCGGAGGGGCTGAGGCGAAATGAGCTCGATGCCGGCTTCTATCTCGGCGACCCAAGATACCATGAGCCCTCCTCGGACATCGCGGGAGAGGCGGCCGCCCCCTTGTTCGATTCGCGGGAACTGGCGCAGCTGACCTACCGGGTTGTCGCCCCGCCATCCTTCGCAAGCCTCGTGCGTGGCGCAGACTGGAGACAGCTGGCATCGCTCCCCTGGATCGGCACGCCGCCGGCTTCCGTTCACAATCGTTTGCTGTCGCGCCTATTCGCAGATCTGGGCCTGCGACAGAATGTGGTTGCCCATGTGGACCAGGAAACATCAATGCTTGCCATGGTGCGGACAGGGGTGGGACTCAGTCTCTGTCGCGAGTCCATCGCCCTTCACGAACAGCAGTCGAACGGTCTCGTCATCGCGGAAAACGTCAAGATTCCTACTAAGCTGAGCTTTCTCTCCTTGAGGGCGCGCTCCGCAGATCCAACGATACTGGCCGCAATGGAGGCAATCAGGCGTGTTTGGGGCTGA
- a CDS encoding fumarylacetoacetate hydrolase family protein has translation MEDGFPIHRIFCVGRNYAAHAAELGNTVDRVAPFYFTKPPTGLVLEGGTIAYPPGTEDYHHEIELVIAIGAPAFRVSTDEAMTAVFGYAVGLDMTRRDLQQVMKDKQRPWDIAKAFEDSAVIGAITPAAEFKPGAQRISLLVNDRLRQEGQLSDMIWSVPEIVSHLSRYYHLTPGDLIFTGTPSGVGALQPGDRLAGAVEGLSPITVSIGPAA, from the coding sequence ATGGAGGACGGCTTTCCGATCCACCGCATCTTCTGTGTGGGACGCAATTACGCGGCGCATGCCGCAGAGCTCGGCAACACTGTTGATCGTGTCGCCCCTTTCTATTTCACCAAGCCGCCGACAGGGCTCGTTCTCGAAGGCGGCACAATCGCCTATCCGCCGGGAACGGAGGACTATCACCACGAGATCGAGCTTGTGATCGCGATCGGTGCACCCGCCTTCCGGGTCTCCACCGACGAAGCCATGACGGCCGTGTTCGGCTATGCGGTGGGGCTCGACATGACGCGGCGTGACCTGCAGCAGGTGATGAAGGACAAGCAGCGGCCCTGGGATATCGCCAAGGCCTTTGAAGACTCGGCTGTCATCGGCGCGATCACGCCGGCTGCGGAATTTAAGCCTGGAGCGCAGCGGATCTCGCTTCTCGTCAATGATCGGCTGCGCCAGGAGGGGCAGCTCTCCGACATGATCTGGTCAGTGCCTGAAATCGTCAGTCATCTCTCGCGCTACTATCATCTGACGCCTGGTGACTTGATCTTTACCGGCACACCGTCGGGTGTCGGTGCACTCCAGCCGGGCGACCGGCTCGCCGGTGCCGTCGAAGGGCTTTCGCCGATCACGGTCAGCATCGGCCCGGCGGCCTGA
- a CDS encoding mannose-1-phosphate guanylyltransferase/mannose-6-phosphate isomerase, translated as MSIKIVPVIMAGGKGTRLWPLSRAAAAKQFIRFLGDETLLQKTLARVSDEAIYDAPIVVTNEDFRFLVAEQARELGVKLDGIILEPEARNTAAAVAAAAVIVSQRHGSDTLIQILPSDHEITVDDTYRACVQKAASAARNGKIVTFGITPTEPATGYGYIEIGADVGNGVHTVSRFVEKPNAEVAEEMLASGNYAWNSGMFVFSAGQMIAELQELAPEVLAAVEKSVENAKGDLDFTRLDGESFAESPSISIDYAIMEKTPNAAVVPSPITWSDLGSWDAIWKLAEGDENGNVVNGNATVSDTTNSLVMSRNAHLAVQGMDGVAVIASEDAVYVGRLDRAQEVGNLVKMLAANEKTAHLTENHPTALRPWGGYTSILNGDRFQVKRLFVHPEKKLSLQKHHHRAEHWVCVRGTAEVTIDDKVTVLHENQSIYIPQGSVHRLANPGKIRLEVIEVQTGSYLGEDDIIRLVDEFGRS; from the coding sequence ATGAGCATCAAGATCGTGCCGGTCATCATGGCCGGCGGCAAGGGAACCCGTCTCTGGCCATTGTCGCGCGCAGCCGCCGCCAAGCAGTTCATCCGTTTCCTCGGCGACGAGACCTTGCTGCAGAAGACCTTGGCCCGCGTCTCCGACGAAGCGATCTATGACGCGCCGATCGTCGTCACCAACGAGGACTTCCGCTTCCTGGTGGCCGAACAGGCGCGTGAACTCGGCGTCAAGCTCGACGGCATCATCCTGGAGCCGGAGGCACGCAACACGGCAGCTGCCGTCGCCGCTGCCGCCGTCATCGTCAGCCAGCGCCATGGCAGCGACACCCTCATCCAGATCCTGCCCTCCGACCATGAGATCACCGTCGACGACACCTATCGTGCCTGCGTTCAAAAGGCCGCATCCGCCGCCCGAAACGGCAAGATCGTCACCTTCGGCATCACGCCAACCGAACCTGCGACCGGGTACGGTTACATCGAGATCGGCGCGGACGTCGGCAACGGCGTGCACACGGTCTCGCGTTTCGTCGAGAAGCCCAATGCGGAAGTCGCAGAGGAAATGCTGGCCAGCGGCAACTATGCCTGGAACTCCGGCATGTTTGTCTTTTCCGCCGGCCAGATGATCGCAGAACTGCAGGAACTGGCGCCGGAAGTCCTGGCTGCCGTCGAGAAATCGGTCGAGAACGCCAAGGGCGACCTCGACTTCACCCGCCTCGACGGGGAAAGCTTTGCTGAAAGCCCCAGCATCTCCATCGACTATGCGATCATGGAAAAGACCCCGAACGCCGCTGTCGTGCCCTCGCCGATCACCTGGTCGGACCTTGGCAGCTGGGACGCGATCTGGAAGCTCGCCGAAGGCGACGAGAACGGAAATGTGGTGAACGGCAACGCCACCGTCTCCGACACCACAAATTCGCTCGTCATGTCGCGCAACGCCCATCTCGCTGTTCAGGGCATGGACGGTGTTGCCGTCATCGCCTCCGAAGATGCCGTCTATGTCGGCCGCCTCGATCGGGCCCAGGAGGTCGGCAATCTCGTCAAGATGCTCGCCGCAAATGAGAAGACGGCGCACCTGACCGAGAACCACCCGACAGCGCTGCGTCCCTGGGGTGGCTACACCTCGATCCTCAACGGCGACCGTTTCCAGGTGAAGCGCCTCTTCGTCCATCCGGAAAAGAAGCTCTCGCTGCAAAAGCATCACCACCGCGCAGAACACTGGGTCTGCGTGCGCGGCACGGCGGAAGTGACGATCGACGACAAGGTCACCGTCCTGCACGAGAACCAGTCGATCTATATTCCGCAGGGCTCCGTGCACCGCCTCGCCAACCCCGGCAAGATCCGGCTCGAGGTGATTGAGGTGCAGACCGGCTCCTATCTCGGCGAGGATGACATCATCCGTCTGGTCGATGAATTCGGCCGCAGCTGA